The following is a genomic window from Nguyenibacter vanlangensis.
CCTCGTCGGTCACGAGCCGCCGCTTGACGGGCGGCTGACCAGTCTCGGCGATATAGGCCAGGGTGTCGCGCAGCACGTCGGACAGGGACATGCCTTGCGCCGACAGCTTCGCAACGGCGGCGGCCTTGAGGGTATCGTCGACGCGGAATGTCACAGCGGACATGGTTGCCTCCCTGATTGCAGTA
Proteins encoded in this region:
- a CDS encoding type II toxin-antitoxin system RelB/DinJ family antitoxin, which codes for MSAVTFRVDDTLKAAAVAKLSAQGMSLSDVLRDTLAYIAETGQPPVKRRLVTDEDARLIEIVRERLADPAPRHRMTLAELKARHPDD